A genomic segment from Glycine soja cultivar W05 chromosome 18, ASM419377v2, whole genome shotgun sequence encodes:
- the LOC114394544 gene encoding rop guanine nucleotide exchange factor 7-like — translation MEGLSLAENSTEAVEESNKGSENGAKRETFADLIEEKGRESSFSSEFLSSETTHEEHSRSSTEDSSSSPSVGWPVQEIAASDCASPHGSEDGEKKHLVLENKEFEKRVSASPEIEMMKERFAKLLLGEDMSGCGNGVATALAISNAITNLCATLFGQLWRLEPLRSEKKAMWRREIEWFLSVSDHIVELTPNWQTFPDGSKLEVMTCRPRSDLYVNLPALRKLDNMLLEILDSFVDTEFWYIDQGVLAPDADGPSSFRQALQRQEEKWWLPVPRVPPCGLNENSRKQLQHKCDCTNQILKAAMAINSITLEEMDIPESYLESLPKNARVSLGDVIYRYITSDHFSPECLLACLDLSSEHQAIEIANRAEASMYIWRKRTNSKPASISARSSSRTSWEMVKDLMVDADKRDLFAERAESLLLSLKQRFPGLPQTALDMSKIQYNKDVGKAILESYSRVLESLAFNLVARIDDVLYVDDLTKNSDKISSLSKVGVVTHKSISVPHSVPVPGTPYKSAFGTPTLSPAHGISSPAKGGKSPLINYSNLPQRGSGVKKSLTDFLSIDPKGKDSDTSIEKQDSESNVLDEVTTCETDVESSACTEGAASPSILDWKWHV, via the exons ATGGAGGGTTTGAGTTTGGCTGAGAATAGTACTGAGGCTGTTGAAGAGAGTaataaaggaagtgaaaatggTGCCAAGAGAGAAACTTTTGCTGATTTGATTGAAGAAAAGGGTCGTGAGAGCAGTTTCAGCTCTGAGTTTTTGTCATCTGAGACCACTCATGAGGAGCATAGTAGGAGTAGCACCGAGGACtcttcttcatctccttctgTGGGGTGGCCGGTTCAGGAAATTGCTGCATCTGATTGTGCTAGTCCTCATGGAAGTGAAGATGGTGAGAAGAAGCACTTGGTGTTGGAGAATAAGGAGTTTGAGAAACGAGTTTCAGCCTCACCAG AGATTGAGATGATGAAGGAGAGGTTTGCAAAATTGTTACTTGGAGAAGATATGTCAGGTTGTGGAAATGGGGTCGCTACAGCCTTGGCTATCTCAAATGCCATAACCAATCTATGTG CTACCCTCTTTGGCCAACTTTGGAGATTAGAGCCCCTGCGTTCAGAGAAGAAAGCAATGTGGCGACGAGAGATAGAGTGGTTTCTTTCTGTTAGTGATCATATAGTTGAATTGACACCTAATTGGCAGACCTTTCCAGATGGAAGCAAGCTTGAG GTCATGACTTGCCGTCCACGTTCAGATCTTTATGTCAATCTTCCAGCTCTGCGAAAATTAGATAACATGCTTCTT GAAATTCTAGATAGTTTTGTTGACACAGAGTTCTGGTATATAGACCAAGGGGTTCTAGCTCCAGATGCTGATGGTCCATCCTCTTTTCGACAAGCACTTCAGAGACAAGAGGAGAAATGGTGGCTTCCTGTACCACGAGTGCCTCCATGTGGCCTCAACGAAAACTCAAGGAAGCAGTTGCAACACAAGTGCGATTGCACAAACCAAATATTAAAAGCAGCAATGGCCATTAATAGCATTACTTTAGAGGAAATGGACATTCCTGAGTCCTATTTGGAATCTCTTCCAAAG AATGCTAGAGTAAGCTTGGGGGATGTTATTTATCGTTACATCACATCAGATCATTTTTCTCCCGAGTGCTTGCTAGCTTGCCTTGATTTATCTTCTGAGCATCAAGCTATAGAGATTGCGAACCGAGCCGAGGCTTCCATGTATATTTGGCGCAAAAGGACCAACTCCAAGCCTGCTAGTATCAGTGCCAGGTCTAGTTCAAGAACATCATGGGAAATGGTCAAGGATCTGATGGTTGATGCAGACAAAAGGGATTTGTTTGCTGAGAGAGCAGAAAGCCTTTTGCTTTCCTTAAAGCAGCGTTTTCCTGGTCTCCCTCAAACAGCCTTGGATATGAGCAAAATCCAATACAACAAG GATGTTGGCAAAGCCATCCTGGAGAGCTACTCTCGAGTTCTAGAGAGTTTGGCATTTAACCTGGTAGCGCGAATTGATGATGTGCTCTATGTAGACGACTTGACCAAAAATTCAGATAAAATCTCATCTCTCTCAAAAGTTGGTGTTGTTACTCACAAGAGTATATCAGTTCCACACTCAGTGCCTGTCCCAGGCACTCCATACAAATCGGCTTTCGGCACGCCAACCCTTTCTCCAGCACATGGGATTAGTAGTCCTGCCAAGGGTGGGAAGTCCCCGCTCATCAATTACAGCAACCTTCCCCAAAGAGGGTCAGGGGTCAAGAAGTCTTTGACTGATTTTCTTAGCATTGATCCAAAAGGGAAGGACAGTGACACTTCAATTGAGAAACAAGATTCAGAATCAAATGTACTTGATGAAGTGACAACATGTGAAACAGATGTCGAGTCCAGTGCCTGCACAGAAGGTGCTGCCAGTCCAAG
- the LOC114395575 gene encoding probable glutathione S-transferase, with product MAASQEDVKLLGVLGSPFVCRVQIALKLKGIEYKFVEENLANKSDLLLKSNPVHKKVPVFIHNEKPIAESLVIVEYIDETWKNNPILPSDPYHRALARFWSKFIDDKVFGAAWKSVFTLDEKEREKNVEESLEALQFLENELKDNKFFGGEEFGLVDIAAIFIAFWIPIFQEIAGLQIFTSEKFPKLYKWSQEFMSHPVVKEVLPPRDPLFAFFKARYESLSASK from the exons ATGGCAGCTAGTCAGGAAGATGTGAAGCTTTTGGGAGTTTTGGGAAGCCCATTTGTGTGTAGGGTCCAGATTGCCCTCAAGTTGAAGGGAATTGAATACAAATTTGTGGAAGAAAATTTGGCCAACAAGAGTGATTTGCTTCTCAAATCCAACCCAGTTCACAAGAAAGTTCCAGTTTTTATTCACAACGAGAAGCCCATAGCAGAGTCTCTTGTGATTGTTGAGTACATTGATGAGACATGGAAGAACAACCCCATCTTGCCTTCTGATCCTTACCATAGAGCCTTGGCTCGTTTCTGGTCCAAATTCATTGATGACAAG GTTTTTGGTGCTGCATGGAAATCTGTTTTCACTCTTGATGAGAAAGAGCGTGAGAAGAATGTTGAAGAATCATTGGAGGCTCTTCAGTTTCTTGAGAATGAGTTGAAGGACAATAAGTTTTTTGGAGGAGAGGAATTTGGGTTGGTAGATATTGCAGCTATTTTCATAGCATTTTGGATTCCAATTTTTCAGGAAATAGCAGGGTTGCAGATATTCACAAGTGAGAAATTCCCTAAGCTCTACAAATGGAGCCAAGAGTTCATGAGCCACCCTGTTGTGAAAGAAGTCCTTCCTCCTAGAGACCCACTTTTTGCCTTCTTCAAGGCCCGCTATGAAAGTCTTTCTGCTTCAAAATAG